A genomic window from Prunus persica cultivar Lovell chromosome G2, Prunus_persica_NCBIv2, whole genome shotgun sequence includes:
- the LOC18784674 gene encoding putative glucose-6-phosphate 1-epimerase encodes MGHSAADWDYRAAIEITKDWNGVEQVLLQNQQGASARVSLHGGQVTSWRNKHGEELLFTSSKAIFKPPKAMRGGIPICFPQFGNCGSLEQHGFARNKVWAIDDNPQLHPPNDSHGKSFIDLLLKPSEDDLKCWPHSFEFRLRVSLATSGDLTLTSRVRNVNGKPFSFSFAYHTYFLVSDISEVRIEGLETLDYLDNLCERKRFTEQGDAITFESEVSRLYLSSPNVIAVLDHEKKRTYVIRKEGLPDVSVWNPWEKKSKSMVDFGDEEYKQMLCVDGAAIEKPITLKPGEEWTGRLQLSVVPSSFCSEHLDL; translated from the exons ATGGGGCATTCAGCAGCAGATTGGGATTATAGGGCAGCAATTGAGATTACAAAGGATTGGAATGGGGTGGAACAAGTCCTGCTTCAGAACCAACAAGGGGCTTCAGCCCGG GTTAGCTTACATGGAGGACAGGTCACATCCTGGAGGAATAAGCACGGGGAAGAACTCCTATTCACTAGTAGTaag GCAATCTTCAAGCCTCCAAAAGCAATGCGAGGAGGAATTCCCATTTGTTTTCCGCAG TTTGGGAACTGTGGATCACTTGAACAGCATGGTTTTGCGAGGAACAAGGTCTGGGCGATTGATGATAATCCTCAGCTGCATCCCCCAAATGATTCCCATGGAAAATCCTTCATTGATCTACTGCTTAAACCATCTGAAGATGACCTGAAGTGCTGGCCTCATAG CTTTGAGTTTCGCCTTAGGGTGTCTCTTGCAACAAGTGGAGATCTGACCCTGACATCACGAGTTAGGAATGTCAATGGCAAGCCATTCAGTTTCTCGTTCGCCTACCACacttattttttggtttctgaTATAAG TGAGGTGAGGATAGAAGGGCTGGAGACACTTGATTACTTAGACAACCTTTGCGAAAGAAAACGTTTTACAGAACAAGGAGATGCCATAACTTTTGAATCTGAG GTCAGTCGTCTGTATCTAAGTTCGCCAAATGTAATTGCAGTCCTTGATCATGAGAAAAAGCGGACATATGTAATCAGAAAGGAAGGACTACCAGATGTTT CTGTTTGGAATCCATGGGAGAAAAAATCGAAATCTATGGTTGATTTTGGCGATGAGGAGTACAAACAGATGCTTTGCGTGGACGGGGCAGCGATCGAGAAACCTATCACCTTGAAGCCAGGCGAGGAATGGACAGGGCGGTTGCAGCTATCAGTTGTGCCTTCGAGTTTCTGTAGTGAGCACCTTGATCTTTAG